From the genome of Vicia villosa cultivar HV-30 ecotype Madison, WI linkage group LG2, Vvil1.0, whole genome shotgun sequence, one region includes:
- the LOC131645801 gene encoding high mobility group B protein 15-like, translated as MASTSCVMKTPLAMKETGSSCGQYPPPMATYEEVVDNPKLFLHSLEKLHATMGTKFMVPIIGGKELDLHRLFVEVTSRGGIEKIIKERKWKDITLVFNFPSTATNASFVLRKYYTSLLYHYEQIYYFKAHNWTHAASDVLQSPSSTPVSAPKIPFSHPSSEAQPAAVQPLNVNAARLPEAMASSSAGSHVVGVIDGKFESGYLVTVTIGSEKLKGVLYQAPQNAAVLPAPPAPNQSASDINNNAGVHRRRRRKKSEMKKRDPAHPKPNRSGYNFFFAEQHARLKPLNQGKDREISRTIGELWNKLNESEKAVYQEQAMKDKERYKTEMESYREKLKMDQVISDAMPLQQRLPEADTDMLNADMKFDEAEADSLQTPEESSSVGSEYEDDKGMEKDFSVDAFPVIGVGAEAMDSVEKSSKGGL; from the exons ATGGCATCAACATCTTGTGTTATGAAGACTCCATTAGCTATGAAAGAGACGGGTTCAAGCTGTGGTCAATATCCTCCTCCTATGGCAACGTATGAAGAGGTTGTAGACAATCCTAAGCTCTTTTTGCATAGCTTGGAGAAGCTCCATGCTACTATGGGCACCAAGTTCAT GGTTCCTATTATTGGGGGAAAGGAGTTGGATTTACACCGCCTCTTTGTTGAAGTGACTTCTCGTGGAGGGATTGAGAAA ATCATTAAAGAGAGAAAATGGAAAGATATAACTTTAGTTTTCAATTTTCCATCAACGGCTACAAATGCTTCTTTTGTGCTGAGGAAGTACTATACTTCATTACTCTACCATTATGAGCAAATCTATTATTTTAAAGCTCATAACTGGACCCATGCAGCTTCTG ATGTTTTGCAGAGTCCATCATCCACCCCAGTTTCTGCTCCGAAGATACCGTTTTCGCATCCTTCATCTGAAGCTCAACCAGCTGCCGTTCAGCCGTTAAATGTTAATGCTGCTAGACTGCCTGAAG CAATGGCATCATCTTCGGCAGGGTCTCATGTTGTCGGGGTCATTGATGGGAAATTCGAAAGTGGCTATCTAGTTACTGTCACAATCGGTTCGGAGAAACTCAAGGGTGTACTTTATCAAGCTCCACAAAATGCTGCTGTGTTGCCAGCACCGCCAGCACCCAACCAGAGTGCTTCGGATATTAACAACAACGCTGGTGTCCATCGTCGCCGGCGTAGGAAGAAATCAGAAATGAAAAAGAGAGATCCTGCTCACCCAAAACCAAACAGAAGTGGATACAACTTCTTCTTTGCAGAACAACATGCTAGGCTTAAACCTCTTAACCAAGGGAAGGACCGAGAGATCAGTAGGACCATCGGTGAACTCTGGAACAAGTTAAACGAATCTGAAAAAGCA gtttatcaagaacaagcCATGAAGGACAAAGAGAGGTACAAAACAGAAATGGAGTCTTACCGCGAGAAATTGAAGATGGATCAAGTCATTAGTGATGCGATGCCACTTCAACAGCGACTTCCTGAAGCCGATACGGACATGTTGAATGCTGATATGAAATTTGATGAAGCTGAGGCAGATTCTCTTCAAACACCAGAGGAGAGCAGTTCGGTCGGAAGCGAGTATGAAGATGATAAAGGCATGGAGAAAGATTTTAGTGTGGATGCATTTCCTGTTATAGGAGTTGGAGCTGAGGCTATGGATTCAGTAGAGAAATCATCCAAGGGGGGCTTATGA